In Jatrophihabitans endophyticus, one DNA window encodes the following:
- a CDS encoding Acg family FMN-binding oxidoreductase — MPVLASSTVSQALRRAAVRATLAPSVHNTQPWRFVLGPDFLEVHADSARRLTVLDPSGRQLIISCGCALFNARVSLAAAGFRAGVERVRDPQHPTLLARITVDGETAPGDPETEALAALDPVVELRRTNRRQFADDPVPQELVESLVAAAAAEHAELDPVVRAEDRVVTAVLSQRADQQQNADPAYRAELRAWTSDDPRRDDGVPSSAVPHAVAGGHDEIPIRDFDTHGTGALPTETRSNLHQCLLLLGTSSDDTDAWLRAGEALERILLEITRHGFVASPLTQVIEVPVTRGALRRELRLATQPHVLLRVGRAAPTPAPRRRRLVDMLSDAP, encoded by the coding sequence ATGCCGGTCCTGGCATCCTCTACGGTGTCGCAGGCGCTGCGCCGCGCCGCCGTCCGGGCGACCCTCGCGCCGTCGGTGCACAACACCCAGCCCTGGCGCTTCGTGCTCGGTCCCGATTTCCTCGAGGTCCACGCCGACTCCGCCCGGCGGTTGACGGTGCTCGACCCGAGCGGTCGACAGCTGATCATCAGTTGCGGGTGCGCGTTGTTCAACGCCCGGGTGTCGCTGGCCGCCGCGGGCTTCCGCGCCGGGGTGGAGCGGGTACGCGACCCGCAGCACCCCACGCTGCTCGCCCGCATCACCGTCGACGGGGAGACCGCGCCCGGCGACCCCGAGACCGAGGCCCTGGCCGCGCTCGACCCGGTGGTCGAGCTGCGTCGCACCAACCGTCGGCAGTTCGCCGACGACCCCGTGCCGCAGGAGCTCGTCGAGTCGCTGGTCGCGGCGGCCGCCGCCGAGCACGCCGAACTCGATCCGGTCGTGCGCGCCGAGGACCGCGTGGTGACGGCCGTGCTGTCGCAGCGGGCCGACCAGCAGCAGAACGCCGACCCGGCCTACCGGGCGGAGCTCCGGGCGTGGACGAGCGACGACCCACGCCGCGACGACGGCGTCCCGTCCTCGGCCGTCCCGCACGCGGTGGCCGGTGGGCACGACGAGATCCCGATCCGCGACTTCGACACGCACGGCACCGGCGCGCTGCCGACCGAGACGCGCTCGAACCTGCACCAGTGCCTGCTGCTGCTCGGCACGTCGAGCGACGACACCGACGCGTGGCTGCGCGCGGGCGAGGCGCTGGAGCGCATCCTGCTCGAGATCACCCGGCACGGCTTCGTCGCGAGCCCGCTCACCCAGGTGATCGAGGTGCCGGTGACCCGGGGCGCGCTGCGTCGGGAGCTCCGGCTGGCCACGCAACCGCACGTGCTGCTGCGGGTGGGCCGCGCGGCGCCGACCCCGGCGCCGCGGCGCCGGCGGCTCGTGGACATGCTCAGCGATGCGCCCTGA
- a CDS encoding phosphoketolase family protein, which translates to MTQVTELQHVDGRPLTDDELAGLDAYWRAANYLSVGQIYLLDNPLLREPLAEEHVKPRLLGHWGTTPGLNLLYAHLNRVIRARELDALFVTGPGHGGPGLVANSYLEGTYSEVYPYIGSDEQGLQRLFRQFSFPGGIPSHVAPETPGSIHEGGELGYSLVHAYGAAFDNPDLLVVCVVGDGEAETGPLAASWHSTKFLDPARDGAVLPVLHLNGYKIANPTVLARIPDDELGALLRGYGYRPYLVAGDDPAEVHQLLAATLDRATDEIAEIQRAAREGGDTTRPEWPMIVLRTPKGWTGPKEVDGVPVEGTFRSHQVPLAATRTNPEHRAMLETWLRSYRPEELFDAEGALRPELRALAPTGERRMSATPHANGGLLLRDLELPDFRDYAVDVPSPGCATSEAMTELGRFLRDVVAANPSTFRVMGPDETASNRLGAVLEQTDRTWLGTTLPGDEHLAPDGRVMEVLSEHLCQGWLEGYLLTGRHGVFNCYEAFIHIVDSMLNQHAKWLKVTRDIPWRRPIASLNYLLSSHVWRQDHNGFSHQDPGFIDHVVNKKAEIVRVYLPPDTNTLLSVGDHCLRSRDYVNVVVAGKQPALTYLTMDEAIAHCTRGLGIWEWASNTDGEPDVVLACAGDIPTLETLAAADLLRTHLPELKVRVVNVVDLMRLQPDSEHPHGLSDREFDALFTSDKPVIFAYHGYPWLIHRLTYRRTNHANIHVRGYKEEGTTTTPFDMVMLNDLDRFHLVIDTIDRTPSLGVRAAGLRQRMVDARLAARLYTREHGEDDPAIAGWTWPGRAGGAAPEGDHPEGDHPEGDHPEEPTAPGAH; encoded by the coding sequence ATGACCCAGGTGACCGAGCTGCAGCACGTCGACGGACGGCCGTTGACCGACGACGAGCTCGCCGGCCTCGACGCCTACTGGCGGGCCGCGAACTACCTGTCGGTCGGGCAGATCTACCTGCTGGACAACCCGCTGCTGCGCGAGCCGCTGGCCGAGGAACACGTCAAGCCACGGCTGCTCGGGCACTGGGGCACGACGCCCGGCCTCAACCTGCTCTACGCGCACCTGAACCGCGTCATCCGCGCCCGCGAGCTCGACGCGCTCTTCGTGACCGGCCCCGGCCACGGCGGCCCGGGCCTCGTCGCCAACTCCTACCTCGAGGGCACGTACAGCGAGGTCTACCCCTACATCGGGTCCGACGAGCAGGGCCTGCAGCGGCTGTTCCGGCAGTTCTCCTTCCCCGGCGGCATCCCCAGCCACGTCGCCCCGGAGACCCCGGGGTCGATCCACGAGGGCGGCGAGCTCGGCTACTCCCTCGTCCACGCCTACGGCGCCGCGTTCGACAACCCGGACCTGCTCGTGGTGTGCGTCGTCGGCGACGGCGAGGCCGAGACCGGCCCGCTCGCCGCCAGCTGGCACTCCACCAAGTTCCTCGACCCCGCCCGCGACGGCGCGGTGCTGCCGGTGCTGCACCTCAACGGCTACAAGATCGCCAACCCGACCGTCCTCGCGCGCATCCCCGACGACGAGCTCGGCGCCCTGCTGCGCGGCTACGGCTACCGGCCCTACCTCGTCGCCGGCGACGACCCGGCCGAGGTGCACCAGCTGCTCGCGGCCACCCTCGACCGCGCGACGGACGAGATCGCCGAGATCCAGCGCGCCGCCCGCGAGGGCGGTGACACGACACGGCCGGAGTGGCCGATGATCGTGCTCCGCACGCCGAAGGGCTGGACCGGCCCCAAGGAGGTCGACGGCGTGCCCGTCGAGGGCACCTTCCGCTCCCACCAGGTGCCGCTCGCCGCGACCCGCACGAACCCCGAGCACCGCGCGATGCTCGAGACCTGGCTGCGCAGCTACCGACCCGAGGAGCTCTTCGACGCCGAGGGTGCGCTCCGGCCGGAGCTGCGGGCGCTCGCACCCACCGGCGAGCGGCGCATGAGTGCAACCCCCCACGCGAACGGCGGGCTGCTGCTGCGCGACCTGGAGCTGCCCGACTTCCGTGACTACGCGGTCGACGTCCCCTCCCCGGGTTGCGCGACGAGCGAGGCGATGACCGAGCTCGGGAGGTTCCTGCGCGACGTCGTCGCCGCCAACCCGTCCACGTTCCGGGTGATGGGTCCCGACGAGACCGCGTCCAACCGGCTGGGCGCCGTGCTCGAACAGACCGACCGCACCTGGCTCGGCACGACCCTGCCCGGCGACGAGCACCTCGCCCCGGACGGCCGGGTGATGGAGGTGCTGTCCGAGCACCTGTGCCAGGGCTGGCTCGAGGGCTACCTGCTCACCGGACGCCACGGCGTGTTCAACTGCTACGAGGCGTTCATCCACATCGTCGACTCGATGCTCAACCAGCACGCGAAGTGGTTGAAGGTCACCCGCGACATCCCGTGGCGCCGACCGATCGCGTCGCTGAACTACCTGCTCTCGTCGCACGTGTGGCGCCAGGACCACAACGGGTTCTCGCACCAGGACCCCGGCTTCATCGACCACGTGGTCAACAAGAAGGCCGAGATCGTGCGGGTGTACCTGCCGCCGGACACGAACACGCTGCTCTCCGTCGGCGACCACTGCCTGCGCTCGCGCGACTACGTCAACGTCGTGGTCGCCGGCAAGCAGCCGGCGCTGACCTACCTGACGATGGACGAGGCGATCGCGCACTGCACCCGCGGGCTGGGCATCTGGGAGTGGGCGAGCAACACCGACGGCGAGCCCGACGTCGTGCTCGCCTGCGCCGGCGACATCCCGACGCTCGAGACGCTCGCCGCCGCCGACCTGCTGCGCACCCACCTGCCCGAGCTGAAGGTGCGCGTCGTCAACGTCGTCGACCTGATGCGGCTGCAGCCCGACAGCGAGCACCCGCACGGCCTGTCCGACCGCGAGTTCGACGCCCTGTTCACCAGCGACAAGCCGGTGATCTTCGCCTACCACGGCTACCCGTGGCTCATCCACCGGCTGACCTACCGGCGCACCAACCACGCCAACATCCACGTCCGCGGCTACAAGGAGGAGGGCACGACCACGACACCGTTCGACATGGTCATGCTCAACGACCTCGACCGCTTCCACCTCGTCATCGACACCATCGACCGGACGCCGTCGCTCGGCGTCCGCGCGGCCGGGCTGCGCCAGCGCATGGTCGACGCGCGGTTGGCGGCGCGGCTGTACACGCGCGAGCACGGCGAGGACGATCCCGCGATCGCGGGCTGGACGTGGCCAGGCCGAGCCGGTGGTGCCGCACCCGAGGGCGACCACCCGGAGGGCGACCACCCCGAGGGCGACCACCCGGAGGAGCCGACGGCGCCCGGGGCCCACTGA